The Acidobacteriota bacterium genome contains the following window.
AGGTCGACAATTCGCTGCCGAATCTCGTCCGTTACATGGTTGAACGAGATGTCATACCCCGGACGATTCACGACGATGTGATTCGATAGCGTCAGTACCTTTTCCCATTCGCGCCAGGTCTTAATGTCCATCCACGAATCGGCGCCCATTACGAAAAATATCTCGTCGCTGGGCTGCTCGGCGTTCAACCTTGTCAAAGTTTCAACCGAATACGGCCGCTCCGGCATCTCGATCTCCATCTTGGATACAGAAATATGCGGAGCATCCGCCGTTATCAAACAAAGCATCGCGTATCGATCATACGCTGAGGTCGGTTTCAGCCGCACCTTGTGCGGAGCGTGAAACGCCGGGATGAAAACAAACTCATCGAGCCCAAACTGCTGAACCAACGCATTCGCTATCGCTAGATGGCCTTTGTGCGGCGGATCGAAGCTGCCGCCGTAGACCGCGATCCTTTTAGTTTTCAAACCAATATTCATCGGCCAGGATTACGGATTAACGTATGATGCACCGCTGCTTTCGCGGGCCGCTGCTGCCGCTCTTTCGGCTTCTGCCTCGTTCTCGGCATCCAATGCGGCGGATAGATGATTGACAAGCTCTTTTACACCGATGTTAGTCACGGCAGATATAGCGAAGAATGGCTTTTTATCTTTTTTCGCACGCTTCTTTAGAGCTTCTAGCCTTTCCGGTTCGTCGAGCGAGTCGATCTTGGTTGCGACGACGATCTGCGGCCTTGCCCCGAGGTTGGAGTCGTATTTCGTCAATTCCTGATTGATGATCTTGTAATCCGACAGCGGATCGCGGCCCGAAAGGGACGAGACGTCAACCAGATGCAGGATAAGCTTCGTCCGCTCGACGTGGCGTAAGAATCGATGTCCGAGCCCCGCACCGTCTGCCGCACCCTCGATAAGGCCCGGAATATCGGCAACGACGAACGTGCGAAAATCGCCCATATCGACAACGCCGAGATTGGGTTCAAGCGTGGTGAATGGATAATCCGCGATCTTCGGCTTTGCTGCCGAGATCACGCTGATGAGCGTCGATTTGCCGGCGTTTGGAAATCCGACGAGACCGACATCGGCGATCAGCTTTAGTTCGAGCTGCAGCTCACGTTCCTGACCCGGACGGCCTGTGTAGTGATATTTAGGAGCACGCTGCGTTGGCGTGGCAAAGTGTGAATTGCCCCAACCGCCTTTGCCGCCTTTGGCCGCACGGTAGCGCTGGCCAGCTTCTGTAAAATCGAACAAGAGTTCGTTCGTCTCTGGATCAAAAACCTGTGTGCCGACCGGAACTTTGACGATCGCGTCGACGCCATCTTTACCTGAGCGGTTGGAGCCTTCCCCATGATGTCCGCGTTCGGCTTTGTGTTCCGGATTGTAACGCAGATGAAGGAGCGTATTCA
Protein-coding sequences here:
- the nadD gene encoding nicotinate (nicotinamide) nucleotide adenylyltransferase — translated: MKTKRIAVYGGSFDPPHKGHLAIANALVQQFGLDEFVFIPAFHAPHKVRLKPTSAYDRYAMLCLITADAPHISVSKMEIEMPERPYSVETLTRLNAEQPSDEIFFVMGADSWMDIKTWREWEKVLTLSNHIVVNRPGYDISFNHVTDEIRQRIVDLRQTAEEKRKKDLNPQSAIRSPKSIFITDAVNQNISATEIRKKIRNGDPTWRQDVPGEVAIYIEKYQIYS
- the obgE gene encoding GTPase ObgE, which codes for MFLDRVKIRIKAGNGGDGVTAFRREKFVPRGGPSGGDGGVGGSVWMEATEGLNTLLHLRYNPEHKAERGHHGEGSNRSGKDGVDAIVKVPVGTQVFDPETNELLFDFTEAGQRYRAAKGGKGGWGNSHFATPTQRAPKYHYTGRPGQERELQLELKLIADVGLVGFPNAGKSTLISVISAAKPKIADYPFTTLEPNLGVVDMGDFRTFVVADIPGLIEGAADGAGLGHRFLRHVERTKLILHLVDVSSLSGRDPLSDYKIINQELTKYDSNLGARPQIVVATKIDSLDEPERLEALKKRAKKDKKPFFAISAVTNIGVKELVNHLSAALDAENEAEAERAAAAARESSGASYVNP